CGGGCGCGCCGAGAGCGTGCTGGCGCTGCGCTTCTCGCGTGCCGGGCTGCGCGGCGAGGTGCGGTTGCGTCCGGTCGAGAGTCGCGACCGCAGCGAGCGAGCCTGGCTCTTCGACGCGCCGACCGTCTCCGCCGCGGCCTTCTGGTACACCGCCCTGGTCGTCGGCGTCCCGGCGCAGCAGGTCGAACCGATCAACCCCGGCCTCGGGCTCACGCCGCCCGAGGTGCGTCGCGGCTCACCGCGCGAGGCCGTCGGCGGTTTCCTCGAAGCCTGCGAGGCCGGGCGCTTCGATGTCGCGGCGCACTATCTCGACCTCGCCGACGTCGAGAGCGATCGCCAGGTGGCGGAGGGAGCGCGGCTCGCCCGCCGGTTGATGATCGGCCTGCTGGGCTCGGCGCGGGTCGAGCTCGACGAGATCTCCGACGACCCGCTCGGCAAGCCGGAAAGCGACGTGGCCGACAACGAGGAGCGGATCGCCACGGTACGCCGGCGCTTTCGCACCGGCGAGGTCGTGCTGGTCCACCGCTGGGATCCTCTGCAGGGCCACGTCTGGCTCTTCTCGCGTAGCACGCTGGCGCGCCTCGGCGACCTCTACCTGTCGAGCCTGGCGATGCGCTTCGTCGACCATGTGCCGACCTTCGGTTTCGCCGGTGGCATGACCGGACTCCAGGTCTGGCAGTGGGTCGTCCTGCTCGGGGCGCTTCTCGTCGGCTGGGTGGTCAGCCGGTTCGCCGGCCGGGCGCTCCGGCGGCTGGCGCGCGCCGTGACCCGTCGAACCCGGACGGCCTGGGACGACGTGGTGGCCGAGTCGCTCGATGGTCCGGCGGCGTTTCTCGTCTGGGTGCTGCTGCTCGCCGGCGTCGTGCCGTTCCTCGGCCTCTTCCCGGCAGCGCAGACGATCGCCCACCGCCTCCTGCTCATTCTCGGCGTGCTCGGCCTCGGCTGGACCGCGGCGCGGCTCACCGACGGCTTCGTCGATCATCTGCGCCGCTCGGCCGCCGCCGAGGCCAATCAGGTGAGCGTCGGCTTCCTGCCGATCGCCGCGCGCTTCGTCAAGGTCTTCCTCGGTCTGCTGGTCGTCCTCGCGGCACTGCGGGTCGTCGGCGTCGACGTCGGCGCGGGCCTCGCCGGACTCGGTCTGGCCGGCGCGGCGGTGGCCTTCGCGGCGCAGAAGACGCTGGAAAACCTATTCGGCGCCACGGTGATCGCCGCCGATCGGCCGTTCAAGGTGGGCGACTTCGTCGCCATCGGCAGCGATCAGGGGACCGTGGAGGACATCGGCCTGCGTTCGACGCGGCTGCGCACGCTGGGCCGCACAGTCGTGTCCGTGCCCAATGGCCTCGTCGCCGGCGGACGGCTGGAGAACTTCGCCCACCGCGACCGCTTCCTCTTCAACCCGACGGTCGGGCTGGTCTACTCGACGAGCGCGACACAACTGCGGGAGGTCCTCGCCGGTCTCGCTGCGCTCCTCGCCGCGCACCCGGAGGTCTCCTCCGAAGGACAGCGCGTGCGTTTCCGTGGCTTCGGCGACTCGGCGCTCGAAGTCGAGCTGCTCGCCTGGATCGACACACCGGATTTCCCCGCCTCGTTGCGTGTGGCCGAGGAGCTCAACTTCGGCATCCTCGACGTGGTCGAGCGCGCCGGTTCGGCGTTCGCCTTCCCGTCGCGGACGGTCTACCTCGCCTCCGACGGCGCGACGAGCTCGACTTCGGCAAGCCCGGCGGCGAAACCCCTCGCGGGCTGAGTCGAGCGGGCCTGCTCAACCCGCGTCGGAGGGTCGGGCCGGGGCGTCGTGCCAGCGTTCGCGGGGGACCAGCACCGGCTCGGCGGGCTGGGCCTCGAAGTTGGGCGACATGATCTGGACGCCGAACTCGTTGAAGGCGTCCTGGATCTGCGCGTGCAGGTCGGAGAGCGCCTGCAGGCGCTCTTCCGGGCGGTCGAGGTGGGCCAGGAGCTGGTACTCGACATAGAAGTCCGACAGCGCCCTCTGCAGCACCCGCGGGCGCGGCTCGCGGCGCAGCGCCGGGGTGCGTTCGGCGGCGAGCAGCAGCAGCGCGTGGACCTGCCGCCACGGCGAGTCGTAGCCGATGGTCACCGAGGTGGCGACGATGGCCCCCTGCTCGCCGGCGAGTCGCGAGTAGTTGACGCTGCTCGTGCCGACCAGCACGGCATTGGGGATGGTGATCTCCTCGCGCCGCCGGGTGTGCATCTTCGTCGAGAGCAGACCGACTTCGGTGATCAGCCCCTCGTGCTCGCCGACACGCACGTAGTCGCCCGGCTTGAGCGCCCGGGAGTAGACCGCCACGAGGCCGCTCATCACCTGGTTGACCATCCCCGCCGACCCGAGTGAGACCATCAGGCCGACGAAGACGCTCACCCCCTTGAAGGCGTCGCTCGACGAGCCGGGGACGTGCGGGTAGGCGACGGTGAGCGCGAAGACCCAGATCAACACGCCGACCAGCCGGCGGGTCGCCCGGACGGTCTCCGGCTCGAGCCAGCCGATCTCGATCCGACGCTGTTCGACCGCGTCGAAGAACTGGGCCGCGAGCTGCGCCACGGCCCGGGTGACGAGGAAGATCACCGCCACGGTGAAGACACCGGGAATGGCTCCGACGAAGCCGAGGGCGAGCGAGGCGAGCCGTTCGGTGAGGTACGCGCCGAGCCGCGTGCCCCAGGGCTGGGTGAAGGGGAAGCGCGACAGCACGAAGGCGAGCCAGAGGTAGGCGAGCGTGGCGAGGAGGGCGAAACCGGCCCCACGCACGGCGAAGCGCTCGAGGCCGAGCAGGGCCTGGGTGAAGTCGAAGCCGGAGAGCGACGGGCGCCCCAGCCGGCGGTCGATCGCCGCGTGGAGCCGGTCGAGGGCCCGGCGGCGCAGCCGCAAGAGGCCCCGGGCAAGCAGCGCGAAGAGGGCGGTGGCGACGACGGCGAGCGCCAGCGAGCGCAACAGGTGGGGCCACTGGCGCTGCGCTTCGCGAGCGGCGAGCGCCTCCTGCAGGCGGGCGAGCGCCGCCTCGCCGGCGCGTTCGAGCGTCGTCGAGGAGTCGGGGTCGAGGTCGCCCTCGCCGAGGCCGAAGAGCGGATCGCTGCCGGCGCGCAGGAGTGCCCGCCGCCCGCTCCCGCCATCGACCAGGTCGAGGCGCAGGGTCGGCACGACGCCGACTTCCGGGAGCGCCGCGAGGCGGGCTTGCGCGGCCTCGACCCGCTCCGCCGGCGAGCGCTCGCGGTAGGTCTCGCGCAGCACGGCGATCTCGCGGTTCCAAAAGGAGAGCGTGGCCGGCGCCACGTCGTTCGTCGCCGGCCTCTCGTCCTCCTGCCCGGCAGCGAGAGCCGGCCACCCGGCGACGAGCGCCAGCAGGCTGACGAGCAATGGCGCAAAACGTCGGCGCGGGCGGCGCGGCTTTCGAGTCATGGCGGGCTCCCGGCGGTCGTGAGGGGAGGATCGTCGCACAACGGGGAGGTGACGACCGGCCTCGGGGAGTCCTCCGTTTGCCACGCCGTGCGCTTCTTTCCGAGGGGCGACCGAGCGGTGGGCCGGCGTTCGACCGCCGCAGGCAGTTCCACGCATACTCTGCGCAACGCGCGGCTCGGGTGGCGACGGAGGGCTTCGGATGTTCGGCCAGTACGGCTTCTTCGGCTTGGCGACGGTCTACACGGTGGCGGTGGCGGCACTCTGCGTGCGGCGTGGGGACGCCGGAGGCTGGCTGTGGATCGTGCTGGTGTTCGGGCCGGTGGGGGCGACGATCTACCTCGTGTCGCAGTTCGACTCGCTGGTTCGACCGCGCACGGTCCGGGCCCCGCGCCCGCCGGCGGCGCAGCTGCGCCGGGCGTGGACGGACGCCGAGCGGCTCGACACCGGTGCGGCGTGGGCGGAGTGCGCGTCGCTCCACGGCGATCGCGGGAGGTGGGTGGAGACGACCGAGGCGGCGCGGCGCGCCCTCGCCAAGGACCCGGACCAGATCGACGCGCTCTACGACCTCGGGCGGGCTCTGCTCGCTCGCGGCCAGGCGGCCGAGGCACGGCAGGCGCTCGAGCGGGTCGTGGCGCGGCGACCCGATCACGCGACGGGTGAGGCGCTCTTCGCGCTCGCAAGGTCGCTGCGCGGGGCCGGAGACCTCGCGGCGGCGCGCGCCCGGTTCGAGGAGCTCGCCGAGCGCTCGAGCCGCGCCGATTTTCTCTTCGAGCTCGCGACGCTCCAGGCCGAGCTCGACGACCGCGTGGCGGCGCGAGCGACCTTCCGCCGCATCGTCGACGAGTTCGTCTTCACGCCCTCGTTCATGCGGGGTCGCGTGCGCCCCTGGGTCTGGCGCGCCCGCTGGCACCTCTGGCGGCTCGGTTCGAGCTGACCGCGACGGCGGCAGGTGCGTTCCGTGCGCCGGGCCGCGATGGTGTCGGGGCTCCCTCCGCGACGCCCGGGGGGCATCGTCTAGACTGGCGGAATGGTTCGATCGCAGAGGCCGGTTGCCGCCCTCGCACTGGTCCTGACGCTGACCGTCGCCGGTGCGGGGGACGTGCTGGGCGCAGGACCCGAAGAGACCCTGCGCCGCGAGCGCACGGTCGCGGTGACGATCGACGACCTCCCGGGGCCGTCGGCGGCGATGATCCGCAACGACCCGGCGACGCTCGCCGCGATGACGCGCCAGCTTCTGGCCGCGCTGGCGGCCCATCAGGTGCCGGCGGTGGGGTTCGTCAACGCGGGCAAGCTCGAGGTCGACGGCGAGGGGGAGGCGGAGCGCGCCGCCCGCGTCGACGTGTTGCGGCTGTGGACCGCCGCGGGGCTCGAGCTCGGCAACCACACCTACTCCCATCCGAGTCTCAACCGCACCGAGCTGCCTGCTTTCGAAGCGGACCTCGAGCGGGGTGAGCCGGTGCTGCGCGCGCTGCTCGCCGAACATGGGCGGCGCCTGCGCTATTTCCGTCACCCGTTCCTCCAGGTGGGGCTCGAGCTGTCGAAGCGTCGTGCCTTCGAGGCCGATCTCGCGGCGCGCGGCTACATCGTGGCTCCGGTGACTGTCGACAACGACGAATACGTCTTCGCCGCGGTCTATGCCGACGCGCGGCGGCGTGGCGACGACGAGCGGGCGGCTCGTGTCTCCTCCGACTACCTCGACTACATGGAGCGCGTCTTCGCCTTCGTCGAGGAGGTCAGCGGGCGGCTGCTCGGGCGGGAGGTCGCCCAGACACTGTTGATCCACGCCAATACCCTGAACGCGGAGACGTTCGATCGACTTGCAGCTCGACTCGAGCGGCGCGGCTATCGCTTCGTGTCGCTCGAGACCGCGCTGGCCGATCCGGCCTACGGGCTGCCCGATGACTATGTCGGTGGCTGGGGGATCTCCTGGCTCCATCACTGGGAGCTGACCGCCGGCCGCCGGCGCTCGCCGGCGCCCGATCCGCCCGCCTGGATTCAACAGGCTTACGACGCGCTGCCGACGCGCTACTGAGCGCCCCGCTCCCGCGAGCCTCGGGAAGCGAGGATCTTCCGCTCCGCCGTTTCGGTCGGCAGCGAGGTGGCCGGTCGCGACCCTTCTGCCTATAATCCGATCGTCAAGCTCGCGGAGGGGAACCATGAGAACGGTCGGTCTTGTTGCGAGCGTCCTGATTCTCGGCGCCATGGCCTTCTGCGGAGCGGCCAGCGCGGACTGGATCGTCCTCAAGACAGGGGTCCGGCTGGAGACGAAGGGGCCTTGGACCCTGCGCGGCAAGATGGTGCAGTTCACCTCCCGCCAGGGTCGCCTCCAGGCCCTCCCGCTCGACGAGGTCGATCTGGCGGCGAGTCAGAACGCCACCGGGCCGGACCCGAACCGCCCGGCGCGCGAGGCGGTCGGCGAAGGGGACCAGGTGCTCATCGGCGTCGAGAAGCCGATGGTCACACCGACGCCGCTGCCCGGCGGCTACCAGCTCCGCAAGTTCATCCTCGATCCGAACGCGCCGCGCGTCTCCGGGACGATCTCGTTCGGCAAGTCGACGCTCGCGACGATCTACGAGAAGTTCCCGCGACTCCGCTACTACCGCGACGACCTCGTCCGCCGGCTCGAGCCCGGCGTCGTGGAGGCCTTCGAGCAGCGTTTCGAGAACGGCTACTACGACCTCTCCGTCTGCTACTCGGACGATCCGAGCCAGACCAGCCCGGCCCGGGTCGAGTACTGCCTCGCCCAGCTTCTGGCGCTCGGCTTCGAGGCGCTCAAGGCGAATCCGACCCCGACGCCGACCTCGACGCCTCCACCGACGATGGTCAAGGGCAAGAAGTCGCCGAGCGCCGGCGGCGGTTCCTGACGACGCGGGCCGGGCCGCTCGCCCGGCGATTTCGTCGGCGCGGAGAGCCGCGCCCAGGGCATGCGCTGCGGGCGCGGACGAGGCTCCTCTAGCGCGTCGTCGACTTTCGAGCCGGAGACGGCTCGCTACGGTTGGCGAGCTCGTCGAGCAGCCGACCGAGGTCGCGCTCGGCATCGCGCCGGAGGCGGACGCGCTCGCGCGGGGGAAGGAAGAGTGCGTCGAACCCTTGGAGGGCGACGGTCGCGAGCTCGGCGGGCGTGAATCCGAGGTCGCGGGCAAGTCGCAGGTACTCGCCCGGCAGGTCGATGCCGAAGATCCCCGGGTCGTCGGTGGAAAGGGCAATCGTCGCGCCGGCGCGGAACCAGGTGCGGACCGGGTGGTCGGCGATCCGGGCGACCACGCCGGTCCGCAGGTTCGAGGTGAGGTTGACCTCGAGCGGGATCCGCCGCCGGATGACCTCGGCGAGCTGATCGGGACGCTCGCCGAGCAGCGTGGCGTGACCGAGACGCTCGACCCCCAAAGCAAGAGCGGTCGCGAGGTCGTTGCTGCCGGGCGCCTCTCCGGCGTGGGCGGTCAGGTGCAGCCCCCCTTCCCGGGCGCGGCGGAAGAGCTCGGCGTAGGTGGCGAGCGGCTCGGCGGCCTCGTTGCCGGCGAGGTCGACGGCGACCACGCCCCGTCGGCGCGCGGCGATCGCCAGCTCGAGCATCTTGCGGTTCGTCGCGAGGTCGACGAAGCCGGGCGGTCGCAGCAGGCAGACGATCACTCCGCTGCCGACCGCATGAAGGCGCCTGCCTTCGGCGAGTCCCGCGAGCACGGCGTCGAGCGCGTCTTCCTGCGAGAAGCCCGGAGCGGCGTTGAGGGCGGGGGCGAAGCGCACCTCGACATAGCGCGTCCCGTCGCGCGCCGCCTGGGCGACGAGCTCGCGTGCGGCGAGATGCAGCGCCTCGCGGCGCCGCAGAAGCGGGTAGAGCGTCTTGAAGACCTCGAGCACCGCGGCGAGGTTCTCGCGCGGCTCGTCGACCACGGTGCGCCGGCGGATCTCGTCGAGCGACAGACCGGCGAGCGGCGAGTCCCCCTGCATCCGGGCGAGGGCCTGGACCGTTTCGGAGGAGAGCGCTCCGTCGAGATGAAGATGCGTCTCGACCTTCGGCATCTCGCGCACCAGGCGCTCCACCCGGGCGGGGGTCCACTCGATCGAAGAGAAGCGAGCCGCGAGCGCGGTGTGCAGCGCCGGAGCCGGCGCTGCCGACAAGACGGCGAGCGTCAGCGAAGCCCCGAGAAGACAAGGCATCGCCGCATGCTAGCAGCGTTGCCCGAGCGCCACGGACGGCGACGGCTCGGGCAGCGGGCGGCTTTCCTGTAGTGTCTGCCGCGCATCCGAGGACGTGCGACAGCGTCGGTCGGTGGCGCCGCGGAATCGCAGCAGCCGCCGACCCGGGAGGAGTGTGGAGAATGGGCCAAGGCGAAGACGAAGCGGCACGAGCGAAGACCAACGCGGCGCCGGGAGCGGCCGTGCCGGTCAGCGAGCCGGCGGCGGCTGGCGCGACCTCCGGGCTCCGCGAGGCCGAGACGATCGAGCCGATGCTCGACGAGGGGGAGCGCCGGCTGAGCGCCGCGCTGCCGCGGGGCGAAGGGCGGTGCCTCGGTCCGTACCGGCTGCTGCAACTCCTCGGCGAGGGCGGCTTCGGGTCGGTCTTCCTCGCCGAGCAGTCCGAGCCGGTCCGGCGGCACGTGGCGGTGAAGGTGATCAAGCCGGGCATGGACAGCCGGCAGGTGATCGCCCGCTTCGACCAGGAGCGACAGGCGCTGGCGCTGATGGACCATCCCGGCATCGCCAAGGTCCTGGATGCCGGGGCCACCGACACCGGCCGGCCGTACTTCGTGATGGAGCTGGTCCAGGGCGAGCCGATCACCGACTTCTGCGACCGCCACCAGCTGTCGATCCGCGCGCGCCTGGAGCTCTTCGAGCAGGTTTGCGCCGCCGTGCAGCACGCGCACACCAAGGGGATCATCCACCGCGACATCAAGCCGTCGAACGTGCTGGTCTCTGCCCAGGACGGACCGCCGCGGGCGCGCGTCATCGACTTCGGGATCGCCAAGGCGACCTCCGGGCATCTGACCGAACAGACGCTGTTTACCGCGCACCGCCAGATGATCGGGACGCCGGAATACATGAGCCCCGAGCAGGCCGAGGGCTCGATCGACATCGACACGCGGACCGACGTCTACTCGCTCGGGGTCCTGCTCTACGAGCTGCTCTCCGGGAGCACGCCGTTCGACTCGCGCAGCCTCCGCTCGGCCGCCTTCGGCGAGGTCCTGCGCATCATCCGCGAGGTCGATCCGCCGAGCCCCAGCTCGAGGCTGGGTCAGTCCGCCCAGACGCTCGTCTCCGCCGCGTCGCGCCGCCACACCGAGCCGCGAAAGCTCTCCTCGGCGCTGCGCGGCGAGCTCGACTGGATCGTCATGAAGGCGATCGAGAAGGACCGGCAGCGGCGCTACGAGACGGCGAGCGGACTGGCGATGGACATCCGGCGCTATCTCGCCGGCGAACCGGTGACCGCCGCGCCGCCGAGCGCGGCCTACCGGGTGAAGAAGTTCGTCCGGCGTCATCGGGTCTCGGTGGCGGCGGCGGGCCTGGTGGCGGCGGCGATGCTGGCCGCGGTGGTCGGAATCTCCTGGCAGGCGGCGGTGGCACGCACCCAGCGCGACAAGGCGGAGCGCATCGCCGAGTTCATGGCCGAGATGCTGCGCGGCGTCGAGCCGAGCATCGCCCGGGGGCGCGACACGAAGATGCTGGCGGAGATGATGGCGACCGCCGCCGCCCGGATCGAGAAGGGCGAGCTGGCGCGCGCTCCGGAGGCCGAGCTCTACCTGCGCGGGACGATCGGCAGCGCCTTCCGCGAGCTGGCGCTCTACGACGAGGCGGCGAAGATGCTCACCCCTGCCGTGCCGCTCGCCCGCCGTCTGGGGTCGGGGGATCGACCGGAGACCGCGGAAGCACTGAGCGACCTCGGCCAGTTGCTCCACGATCAGGGCGATCTGGATGGTGCCGAGCCGCTCTCCCGCGAGGCGCTCGCCATGGACCAGCGCCTCCGTCCGGGGGACGACCCGAGGGTGGCGACCGGCCTGAACAACCTCTCGCAGCTGCTCGACGACCGGGGCGATGTCGCGGCGGCAGAACCGCTCGCCCGTCAGGCGCTCGAGATGCGTCGGCGTCTCTTCCCGGGCGACCACGAGGATGTCGCCGAGAGCCTCAACAACTTGGCCAGCCTGCTCGACGGGCGCAACGGCCCTGGGGACCCGGCGGCGGCCGAGGCCCTCTTCGGCGAAGCGCTGGCGATGAACCGCCGCCTGTTCCCGGGCGACCACCCGCGGGTGGCGGGGGGCCTGAACAACCTGTCGGCGATGTTCTGGCGCCGCGGCGACCTGGCACGGGCCGAGCCGCTGGCACGCGAGACGCTCGAGATGCGTCGGCGTCTCTTCCCGGGCGACCACCCGTACGTTGCCACCGCGCTCAACAACCTTGCGCTGCTGCTCGGGGATCGCGGCGACCTGGCCTCGGCCGAAGCGCTCTTTCGCGAGTCGATCGCCATGCGAAAACGCCTCTATCCGGCGGGTCACTCGAGCATCGCGACCGACCTCAACAATCTTGCCGGCCTCTATCGGGACCATGGGGAGATGGCCCAAGCCGAGCCGCTCTATCGCGAGGCCGCGGAGCTCTACGAGCGCACCCAGGGGAAGGCCTACTGGCCGACCGGGAACGCTCGGATGGGGCTCGGTCGCGCCCTTGTCGCCCAGCGGCGCTATGCCGCCGCCGAGCCCGAGCTGCTCGCCGCCGAACAGTCGTTCGCCTCCGCCCAGGGGACGCCAGCCGGACGCCATCGGCTCTGCATCGAAGCGCTGGTGGCGCTCTACGAAGCGTGGGAGGGCGCCGCACCCGGGCGTGGGCATGGCCAGGAGGCCGTCCGGTGGCGAGCGCGACTGGCGGTTTTCGAGGCTGCGGCGCTGCCCAAGCCGGCGACGTGAGCCCGATCGGCTGCGCCGCCGGGTCGGCCGGGCGCGTCAGTTGCCGGGATTCGGCGGCGAAGCGAGCGCGGGGAGGGCGAAGAGCTCGGCGTCGACCTCGGGTCGATAGGAGGCCCGGGCGCGCGGTGTCGGGAGAAAGCGCAGCGACACCGGGTGCGGCAGCGGTTCGCCGCGCAGTAGCCGGTCGAGGTCACGGTCGCGCCGCGCCGCCGGGTCGATCAGGAAGGCGCTCTCGGCCATCGACGGCACGATCCGCACCACCGTCGTCGCGCCATCGTCGGTGCGCAGCTCGGCGGCGAGCTCTCGGGCGCCGAGCAGAGCGCCGACCAGTCGTCCGTAGAGCGTCGGGCGAAGGTGCAGCCGGAGGGCTTTGGGCCCGTCGCCGAAGCCGCTGAGCGATAGCGTCTCGGAGAGCCGGAAGCTGCCGCGCCAGAGCACGCGGCCGAGCCGCGGCGGCGAGGTGCCGCCGACGGTCGACGGGGAGGTGCGGCGCATCAGCAGATAGCCCTTCTCTTCGCCGACCGCTCGATAGCGCGCGAGCAGCTCGAGCAGGGCGGGTCCATCTTCGAGCGCGGGCAGGCGTCCGTCGATCGACGACCAGCGGACCAGCAACCAGTCCGGGGCGTGCGGACCGGCGAGGAAGGCGCGGTTGAGCTCGGCGAGCTGCGGGGTGAAGGCCGCGTAGCTCTGGAAGACCGGGCGGGGCCGCCAGGCGAGGTCGTTGAGGAAGAGCACGCCTTGTTTCACCGTGAAGAGGTCCACGGGGTCCCTGCCGATCGCCGCGGCGAGCTGCGGTAGCCGAAGCGCGCTCCGCATCGCCGCTTCGCGCTCGAGCAGATGCTCGAGATGCCGGAATGGGCGCACGACCCCGGTCACGTTGTCGAGCAGCACGTCACCGCGATCGGACATCTTCGTCGCGATCGGCGGACCGACCCGGGCCAGCAGGACGAGACTCAACGCAGCGGCGGCGAGGAGGAGGCCGAAGGCACCGCGCCGGCGCTCCGCGGCCGGGGGCGCGAGTGCCGGCAAGGCGAGGGCCAGCGCCGCGGTGAGCGAGAAGAACGGCGCCATGTGCTCGACGTCCTGTCGGACGAAGGCGTGGCGGAAGGCGAGGCCGAGCACCAGGGCAAGGGCGACGAAAGCCAGCGGCGCGGAGCCGGGGCGCCGCTCGGCGAGGCCGAGCCGGGACGCGGCGATGAGCAGCAAGCCGACGAGAAGCAGCCCGAAGCGCCACTCGGCCTGGGCCGAGGTCAGCGACATCGCCCCAGCGTAGCCCGAGGTGAGCTGCGCAGCGCCGGCGAAGAACGGTCGGAGACCGTCGAGTGGCTGGCCGGCCAGCATCCAGGGCGCGACGAAGGTGGCGATGCCCGCTGCCGCGACGGCAACGGCGGTCCGAGAGCCGTGGCGCGAACCGGCCCGCGCGAGCACCGGAAGGAGGAGCGCGACCGCGGACCAGAGCCCCGCGAGGTTGAGCGCCCCGATGACTCCGGCGAGCAGGGCACAGCCGAAGGCTCCTCGTCGCATCGGCCCGTCGTCGCGCAAGGTGAAGAGGACGGCGAGCAGCAGCGGGAAGAGAAAGCGGTCGGGTGGCCCGGCGAGCAGCAGCCCGACGAGCGCGACACGCCAGGCGAGGTGGGGCAAGCCGGCGAGCACGCGCGCCGTCAGGAGCGTCGCGAGCACCGCCCAGCCGATGCCCCAGAGCAGGCGCGGCCAGTAGAGCGCGCGGTCGAAGCTCGCCGTGGCGAGGAAGGCGAGCGGTCCCCCAGTGAAGACGAGCTCGTCGCCGAGTCGAAGGTCGTGGAGGAAGGTCTGTCCCAGCGCGCGGCGCCACGAGGGGTCGAGCTCGTCGCCGGCGATCTCGCGCGGCAGGTCGAGCCAGGCCGCGAAGGGGAGCGCGAGAAGGAGCATCGCGCCGGCGAGACGAAGCCGGCTGGTGAGCGCACCGCGAGGGCGGCGAGCCGCCGCGGCACCCCCCGCCGAGTCGGTCGCAGGGCGTCGCGGCAGGAGCAGGGCCTGCAGTCCCCAGGCGAACCAGAAGAGGTACTCCGGCAGCCAGCGCAACAGCTTGAACTTGCTCGCCCCGCCACGGCGGTCGAGCCAGGTGGCGGGCACCTCGGCGACCCGTTCGCCGGCCAGGTGAGCCTTGACCGTGAGCTCGAGGGCGAGACTGAACCCGGCGCGGCTCTCGATCGGCGTGCGCTCGAGGAACGCTCGCGAGTAGGCCTTGAAGCTGTTGGTCGGGTCGCTCGTCGGGAGGTCCGAGAGCCAGTGGAGCAGGTGGCCCGCGCTGCGGCTCAGCAGGCCCTTGAGCCAGGGCCCACCGATCTGTCGTCCTCCGGGGGCGTAGCGGCTGGCGCAGGCCACCGCCGCGCCCTGCTCGACGAGCTCGACCATCCGCCCGACTTTCGGCAGGTCGTCGGAGAGATCCGCCATCATCACGACGACGACCGGCGCACGCGCCGCCTTCATCCCCGCCTCGATCGCCTCCTTCGGGCCGGGCCTGCCGGCATTGTGGATGCGCCGGATCGTCGGCGGGATCTCGTCGAGCGGCAGCGCGGCGAGCGCCGTCAGCGTCGAATCCCCCTCGTCGTCGTAAGCGAGAAGGACCTCGTAGCCGGGGGGCAGGGTGGTGTGGATCGCCCGCAGGAACGGGCCGATCGTCTCGGCCTCGTCGCGCACCGGCACGACGACCGAATAGCGCAGCGGCATCGCTTCGCCGGTCAAGCGGGCGCCGTCAGGTCGCCCGGGCATCGGCCCCAGGTGACGACGAAGGTGCCGAACCAGCGTCCGAGGCCCGCGGCCTCGAACCCGCGATCGACGAGGTTGAAGATCGCGAGCCCGCGCTGGAAGCCGCGAGGGGCGACGGCGCGATAGGCGATGCCGGACTGGCCGCGCTGGCCGATGCGCACGAAACCGGCGGCGGCGAAGGCCGACCGCAGGACGGACGGGGCGAGCGGTCGCTCGTCGGGGCTGACGCCGTTGGCCACGTAGA
This genomic window from Holophagales bacterium contains:
- a CDS encoding mechanosensitive ion channel, with the protein product MHRRPTVRPRPVPTRPIAAFGAVLALAFTFASAAAGVVERPAINPGLGPPPPEAHRDNPAATWTSLLDLGATGRFDLAAHLLDLGEIPAAQQRATGATVAERLYRVLASLSARRDAVSEESPEGPRVEGGRAESVLALRFSRAGLRGEVRLRPVESRDRSERAWLFDAPTVSAAAFWYTALVVGVPAQQVEPINPGLGLTPPEVRRGSPREAVGGFLEACEAGRFDVAAHYLDLADVESDRQVAEGARLARRLMIGLLGSARVELDEISDDPLGKPESDVADNEERIATVRRRFRTGEVVLVHRWDPLQGHVWLFSRSTLARLGDLYLSSLAMRFVDHVPTFGFAGGMTGLQVWQWVVLLGALLVGWVVSRFAGRALRRLARAVTRRTRTAWDDVVAESLDGPAAFLVWVLLLAGVVPFLGLFPAAQTIAHRLLLILGVLGLGWTAARLTDGFVDHLRRSAAAEANQVSVGFLPIAARFVKVFLGLLVVLAALRVVGVDVGAGLAGLGLAGAAVAFAAQKTLENLFGATVIAADRPFKVGDFVAIGSDQGTVEDIGLRSTRLRTLGRTVVSVPNGLVAGGRLENFAHRDRFLFNPTVGLVYSTSATQLREVLAGLAALLAAHPEVSSEGQRVRFRGFGDSALEVELLAWIDTPDFPASLRVAEELNFGILDVVERAGSAFAFPSRTVYLASDGATSSTSASPAAKPLAG
- a CDS encoding mechanosensitive ion channel produces the protein MTRKPRRPRRRFAPLLVSLLALVAGWPALAAGQEDERPATNDVAPATLSFWNREIAVLRETYRERSPAERVEAAQARLAALPEVGVVPTLRLDLVDGGSGRRALLRAGSDPLFGLGEGDLDPDSSTTLERAGEAALARLQEALAAREAQRQWPHLLRSLALAVVATALFALLARGLLRLRRRALDRLHAAIDRRLGRPSLSGFDFTQALLGLERFAVRGAGFALLATLAYLWLAFVLSRFPFTQPWGTRLGAYLTERLASLALGFVGAIPGVFTVAVIFLVTRAVAQLAAQFFDAVEQRRIEIGWLEPETVRATRRLVGVLIWVFALTVAYPHVPGSSSDAFKGVSVFVGLMVSLGSAGMVNQVMSGLVAVYSRALKPGDYVRVGEHEGLITEVGLLSTKMHTRRREEITIPNAVLVGTSSVNYSRLAGEQGAIVATSVTIGYDSPWRQVHALLLLAAERTPALRREPRPRVLQRALSDFYVEYQLLAHLDRPEERLQALSDLHAQIQDAFNEFGVQIMSPNFEAQPAEPVLVPRERWHDAPARPSDAG
- a CDS encoding tetratricopeptide repeat protein, which translates into the protein MFGQYGFFGLATVYTVAVAALCVRRGDAGGWLWIVLVFGPVGATIYLVSQFDSLVRPRTVRAPRPPAAQLRRAWTDAERLDTGAAWAECASLHGDRGRWVETTEAARRALAKDPDQIDALYDLGRALLARGQAAEARQALERVVARRPDHATGEALFALARSLRGAGDLAAARARFEELAERSSRADFLFELATLQAELDDRVAARATFRRIVDEFVFTPSFMRGRVRPWVWRARWHLWRLGSS
- a CDS encoding polysaccharide deacetylase family protein is translated as MVRSQRPVAALALVLTLTVAGAGDVLGAGPEETLRRERTVAVTIDDLPGPSAAMIRNDPATLAAMTRQLLAALAAHQVPAVGFVNAGKLEVDGEGEAERAARVDVLRLWTAAGLELGNHTYSHPSLNRTELPAFEADLERGEPVLRALLAEHGRRLRYFRHPFLQVGLELSKRRAFEADLAARGYIVAPVTVDNDEYVFAAVYADARRRGDDERAARVSSDYLDYMERVFAFVEEVSGRLLGREVAQTLLIHANTLNAETFDRLAARLERRGYRFVSLETALADPAYGLPDDYVGGWGISWLHHWELTAGRRRSPAPDPPAWIQQAYDALPTRY
- the add gene encoding adenosine deaminase, coding for MPCLLGASLTLAVLSAAPAPALHTALAARFSSIEWTPARVERLVREMPKVETHLHLDGALSSETVQALARMQGDSPLAGLSLDEIRRRTVVDEPRENLAAVLEVFKTLYPLLRRREALHLAARELVAQAARDGTRYVEVRFAPALNAAPGFSQEDALDAVLAGLAEGRRLHAVGSGVIVCLLRPPGFVDLATNRKMLELAIAARRRGVVAVDLAGNEAAEPLATYAELFRRAREGGLHLTAHAGEAPGSNDLATALALGVERLGHATLLGERPDQLAEVIRRRIPLEVNLTSNLRTGVVARIADHPVRTWFRAGATIALSTDDPGIFGIDLPGEYLRLARDLGFTPAELATVALQGFDALFLPPRERVRLRRDAERDLGRLLDELANRSEPSPARKSTTR